AAGCTGGTATGGCAAATGACGCGAAAACAATCCTGTATGACGGACGTACTGGTGAGCCGTTCGATAACCGTGTATCTGTTGGTGTCATGTATATGATCAAACTTGCGCACATGGTTGACGATAAGCTTCATGCTCGTTCTACTGGACCATACTCACTTGTAACGCAGCAACCTCTTGGAGGTAAAGCTCAGTTCGGTGGACAGCGTTTCGGTGAGATGGAGGTTTGGGCACTTGAAGCTTATGGTGCTGCTTATACTCTTCAAGAAATCTTAACAGTGAAGTCTGATGATGTTATTGGACGTGTTAAGACGTATGAAGCAATTGTTAAAGGTGAAAATGTTCCAGAACCAGGCGTTCCTGAATCATTCAAAGTATTGATTAAAGAACTGCAAAGTTTAGGTATGGACGTTAAAATGATGTCTATCAACGATACAGAAATTGAAATGCGTGATACGGAAGATGACGATGATCATCAATCAGCAGATAAATTGAATGTTGAAGTTGAGACAACTAAGGAATAATTGGGATAACCTGTAGACTAAAAGGGAGGTAGGCCCCTTGATAGATGTAAATAACTTTGAATATATGAAGATTGGACTTGCTTCACCTGACAAGATTCGTTCTTGGTCATACGGTGAAGTTAAGAAACCAGAAACAATTAACTATCGTACGTTAAAGCCTGAAAAAGATGGCTTGTTCTGTGAGCGTATTTTCGGACCACAAAAGGACTGGGAATGTCATTGCGGAAAATATAAACGTGTACGTTATAAAGGTGTAGTTTGTGATCGATGTGGCGTTGAAGTAACGCGTGCAAAAGTTCGTCGTGAACGTATGGGTCATATCGAATTAGCTGCTCCTGTATCTCATATTTGGTATTTCAAAGGTATCCCGAGCCGCATGGGACTTGTCTTAGACATGTCCCCTCGCGCGCTTGAAGAAGTAATTTATTTCGCTTCTTATGTTGTAACAGAAAGTGGAGATACACCACTTGATAAGAAGCAATTACTTTCTGAAAAAGAATACCGTGCATATCGTGATCGATATGGCAGTACATTCCATGCTGCTATGGGTGCAGAAGCGATTAAAAAATTACTGCAAGACATCGATTTAGATAAAGAAGTAGACTTCTTAAAAGAAGAATTAAAAACAGCACAAGGACAACGCCGTACTCGTGCTATTAAACGTCTAGAAGTATTAGAAGCATTCCGTAACTCTGGAAATCACCCATCTTGGATGATCTTAGAGGTTCTTCCGGTTATCCCACCAGAACTACGCCCGATGGTACAGTTAGATGGTGGACGTTTTGCTACTTCTGACTTAAACGACTTATATCGTCGTGTAATTAACCGTAACAACCGTTTAAAACGTCTATTGGACTTAGGTGCACCAAGCATCATCGTTCAAAACGAAAAACGTATGTTACAAGAAGCTGTAGACGCATTAATCGATAATGGTCGCCGTGGCCGTCCAGTTACTGGACCAGGTAACCGTCCATTAAAATCACTATCTCACATGCTTAAAGGTAAACAAGGACGTTTCCGTCAAAACTTATTAGGTAAACGTGTTGACTACTCTGGCCGTTCTGTAATCGTTGTAGGACCGAACTTAAAGATGTACCAATGTGGATTGCCGAAAGAAATGGCACTTGAATTGTTTAAACCTTTCGTTATGAAAGAGTTAGTTGGAAAAGGATTAGCACACAACATTAAGAGTGCTAAACGTAAAATCGAGCGTGTACACCCTGAAGTTTGGGACGTTTTAGAATCTGTGATTAAAGAGCATCCAGTACTTCTAAACCGCGCACCAACACTTCACCGTCTTGGTATCCAGGCGTTTGAACCTACACTAGTAGAAGGTCGTGCAATCCGTCTTCACCCACTTGTATGTACTGCATACAACGCGGACTTTGACGGTGACCAAATGGCGGTTCACGTTCCGTTATCATCAGAGGCACAAGCAGAAGCTCGTATTCTTATGTTAGCGGCACAAAACATCTTGAATCCAAAAGACGGAAAACCAGTTGTTACTCCATCTCAGGATATGGTATTAGGTAACTATTACTTAACACTTGAGCGCGAGGGTGCAATCGGTGAAGGTATGGTCTTCAAAGATGCAAACGAAGCAATACTTGCATACCAAAATGGATATGTACATCTGCACACACGTGTTGCAGTTGCTGCGAGTTCGGTAAATAATGTAACGTTTACTGAAGAGCAAAAGAGTAAGCTTCTATTAACAACAGTTGGTAAATTAATATTTAACGAAATCTTACCAGAATCGTTCCCTTATATTAATGAACCAACAAACTCAAACCTTGAAAAAGAAACACCAGCGGAATATTTCGTTGAAAAAGGTGCGAACATTAAAGAAATTATTGCTAGTCGCGAAGAAGTGGCGCCATTTAGCAAGAAAATCCTTGGTAACATTATTGCGGAAGTATTCAAACGTTTCCAAATTACAGAAACGTCTCGCATGCTTGACCGTATGAAAAACTTAGGATTTAGATACTCTACAAAAGCTGGTATTACAGTTGGGGTATCAGATATTCTTGTATTAGGTGAAAAAGATGAAATTCTCCATGAAGCACAAGCAAAAGTAGATAATGTAATTAAACAATTCCGTCGCGGTTTAATCACGGAAGAAGAACGTTACGATCGCGTTATCTCTATTTGGAGTAATGCAAAAGATGTTATCCAAGGAAAGCTGATGAAATCCTTGAATAAACGCAACCCAATCTTCATGATGAGTGATTCCGGTGCCCGTGGTAACGCATCGAACTTTACTCAGCTTGCTGGTATGCGTGGTCTGATGGCCAATCCATCTGGTCGTATCATTGAGCTTCCGATCAAATCGAGTTTCCGTGAAGGTTTAACAGTACTTGAGTACTTCATCTCTACGCATGGTGCGCGTAAAGGTCTTGCCGATACAGCACTTAAAACTGCCGATTCTGGTTACTTAACACGTCGTCTTGTAGACGTTGCACAAGATGTAATTGTTCGTCAAGATGATTGTGGAACAGATCGCGGTTTACTAATTGGTGCGATTAAAGAGGGTAATGAAGTTATTGAGTCACTATATGATCGTCTTGTTGGACGTTTTGCAAGAAAAACTGTAAAACATCCTGAAACAGGTGAAGTATTAGTTGTTGAAAATCAATTAATTACTGAAGATATTGCTCATATCGTTGAAAAGTCGGGTGTTGAAACTGTAAACATTCGTTCAGCGTTTACGTGTAATACTCGCCATGGTGTATGTAAGAAGTGTTACGGTCGTAACTTAGCAACTGGTACAGACGTAGAAGTAGGAGAAGCGGTAGGTATTATCGCGGCTCAATCTATCGGTGAGCCAGGTACACAGTTAACGATGCGTACATTCCATACAGGTGGGGTTGCCGGAGATGATATCACACAAGGTTTACCTCGTATCCAAGAGATCTTCGAAGCTCGTAATCCGAAGGGTCAGGCAGTTATCAGTGAAATTGACGGTGTTATCGCAGCGATCAACGATGTTAAAGATCGCCAAGAAGTAGTTGTACAGGGTGAAGTTGAAGCTCGTACGTATGCTATTCCTTACGGTGCTCGTCTGAAAGTAACTCTAGGACAGCCAATTAGCCACGGTAAAGAGTTAACAGAAGGTTCTATTGATCCGAAGGAATTACTAAAAGTAACGGACATTACAGCAGTTCAAGAATACTTATTACGTGAAGTTCAAAAAGTATACCGTATGCAAGGGGTAGAAATTGGTGACAAACACGTAGAAGTAATGGTACGTCAAATGCTACGTAAAGTGCGTGTAAGTGATGCGGGTGAAACAGATGTATTACCAGGAACATTACTAGACATCCATCAGTTTACTGATGCGAATGCGAAGGTGTTACTGAAAGGTAAACAACCAGCAACAGCTAGACCGGTGCTACTTGGTATTACTAAAGCTTCACTTGAAACTGATTCGTTCTTATCTGCAGCATCGTTCCAAGAAACAACTCGTGTTCTAACAGATGCAGCAATTAAGGGTAAACGCGATGAGCTTCTAGGATTGAAAGAAAATGTTATTATCGGTAAGCTTGTTCCTGCTGGAACAGGTATGAATCGTTATCGCAAAGTGGATCTTGTAAAAACAACACAAGATAACATGAATGTAGAAAACGATGAAGTTTATGTGGAACAGTAAAATTTTCCGTCGTAAATTTTGTATAAAAACAGCTAATCCTAGTTGACATTGTATGAGACAAAATGTTACTATAATCAAGGTTGCTCCTGAATGATGCTTTGGAGGATATTTATATGTCTTATCAAAAAGTGTCAAATGCTGAAAATGTAGTCGTTGGTCATAAACGAACATTGGAAGCAATCAAAAATGGTATAGTTAAAGAAGTTGTTATTGCGGAAGATGCTGATGTGCGGTTAACCCATGTTATCATTCGTACTGCCTTGCAACATAACATACCCATAACTAAAGTTGAATCAGTTCGTAAGCTTGGAAAAGTTTCGGGGATTCAAGTGGGAGCTTCAGCAATAGGAATAATAAGTTAAAACTGTTTTTGTGAGGAGAGAGCATTTGCTCTTCCTTGCAAAAACTTTGTTTTCAACTAATAATGAACCACCTGGATATGTGGTCATACAAACATGCGAAGGGAGGATAATCAAATGCCTACTATTAACCAATTAGTGAGAAATGGTCGTACTGATAAAGTATGGAAGTCTAAATCACCTGCGTTAAACAAAGGTTTTAATTCTTTAAAGAAAAAATCAACTGATATCTCTGCACCTCAAAAACGTGGTGTGTGTACTCGTGTTGGTACAATGACTCCGAAGAAACCGAACTCAGCGTTACGTAAATACGCTCGTGTACGTTTAACAAATGGTATTGAAGTTACAGCTTACATCCCAGGTATCGGTCATAACCTACAAGAGCATAGCGTAGTATTAATTCGCGGTGGTCGAGTAAAGGATTTACCAGGGGTACGTTACCACATCGTTCGTGGTGCGCTTGATACAGCTGGTGTTGACAAACGTATGCAAGGACGTTCTAAATATGGTACTAAGCGACCAAAACCTGCTAAAAAATAATAAACTTATAATGAAAGGAGGAACTCAATATGCCTCGTAAAGGACCTGTTGCGAAACGTGACGTGTTACCAGATCCAATGTACAATTCTAAGCTTGTAACACGCCTAATCAACAAAATGATGGTTGACGGTAAAAAAGGTAAATCTCAAACAATTCTTTATAACGCTTTCGATATCGTTCGTGAACGTTCAGATAAAGAACCAATGGAAGTATTCGAGCAAGCTCTTAAGAACATCATGCCTGTTCTTGAAGTACGCGCTCGTCGTGTTGGTGGTGCTAACTACCAAGTTCCAGTTGAGGTTCGTCCAGAACGCCGTACAACTTTAGGTCTTCGCTGGTTAGTAAACTATGCTCGTCTTCGTGGTGAAAAAACTATGGAAGAGCGTCTAGCTTACGAAATCTTAGATGCAGCTAACAACGCTGGTGCATCTGTTAAGAAACGTGAAGACACTCATAAAATGGCAGAAGCTAACAAAGCATTTGCTCATTACCGTTGGTAGGATTCAACGTAAAATAAATGTAAGCATAAACCGCTTTATTTGTCGCTTATGGAAGTGTGGAGAGGGAGAATGCCTCTCCCTTTCGTTGGGCGCTCGTTTTACATAATGAGGGTACTGGACACTGGCATATGTAACAATATAAAGTGGCTTTTTTGCTACTTAAAATAAAATAATCCAATCCATATATGGAAGGAGCAAGACACCAAATGACTAGAGAGTTCTCTTTAGAAAACACTCGTAATATTGGTATCATGGCTCACATCGATGCTGGTAAAACAACAGCAACTGAGCGTATTCTGTATTATACAGGACGTATTCATAAAATCGGTGAAACTCATGAAGGTGCATCTCAGATGGACTGGATGGAGCAAGAGCAAGAGCGTGGTATCACAATTACTTCTGCTGCAACTACAGCTCAATGGAAAGGTCACCGTGTAAACATCATTGACACTCCAGGACACGTAGATTTCACAGTAGAAGTAGAACGTTCTTTACGCGTACTTGATGGCGCAGTAGCAGTACTTGATGCACAATCTGGTGTAGAACCACAAACAGAAACTGTTTGGCGTCAGGCTACTACTTATGGTGTACCTCGTATCGTATTCGTTAACAAAATGGATAAGATTGGTGCAGATTTCTTATACTCTGTAGGAACAATCCACGATCGTTTACAAGCAAACGCACATCCAATTCAGTTACCAATCGGTGCTGAAGATGAGTTCAATGGTATCATTGACCTTGTTGAAGAGTGTGCTTACATGTACGCTAACGATTTAGGAACAGACATCGAGCGTGTCGAAATTCCTGAAGAGCACAAAGAATTAGCTGAAGAATACCGTGGGAAACTTATTGAAGCGGTAGCTGAGCTTGATGAAGAAATGATGATGAAGTACCTAGAAGGTGAAGAAATCACTGTAGAAGAGCTTAAAGCTGGTATCCGTAAGGCTACAACTTCTGTAGAATTCTTCCCAGTAATCTGTGGTTCTGCATTCAAAAATAAAGGTGTTCAAATTCTGTTAGACGCAGTTATCGACTATCTACCATCTCCATTAGATGTACCTGCTATTAAAGGTACTCTTCCGGATACAGATGAAGCTATCGAACGTAAGTCTAGCGATGAAGAACCATTCGCAGCTTTAGCATTCAAAATCATGACTGATCCTTATGTTGGTAAGTTAACGTTCTTCCGTGTGTACTCTGGTGTGTTAAACTCTGGATCATACGTGAAAAACTCAACTAAAGGTAAGCGTGAGCGTGTAGGTCGTATCCTACAAATGCACGCTAACAGCCGTGAAGAGATTTCAACAGTTTACGCTGGTGATATCGCTGCTGCTGTAGGTTTAAAAGATACTACTACTGGTGATACTCTTTGTGATGAGAAGAGTCTTGTTATCCTTGAGTCTATGGAATTCCCAGAACCAGTTATCTCTGTAGCTATCGAACCAAAATCTAAAGCTGACCAAGATAAAATGGGTACAGCATTATCTAAGCTTTCTGAAGAAGATCCAACATTCCGTGCTCACACTGACCAAGAAACTGGCCAAACAATCATCGCTGGTATGGGTGAACTTCACCTTGATATCATTGTTGACCGTATGCGCCGTGAATTCAAAGTGGAAGCAAACGTTGGTGCTCCTCAGGTAGCATACCGTGAGACTTTCCGCGCTGCTGCGAAAGTTGAAGGTAAGTTCGCTCGTCAATCTGGTGGTCGTGGACAATTCGGTCACGTTTGGATTGAGTTTGAACCTAATGAAGAAGGTAAAGGTTTTGAATTCCAAAACAAAATCGTCGGCGGTGTAGTTCCACGTGAATACATCCCAGCTGTTGGAGCGGGTCTTGAAGACTCACTTAAAAATGGTGTACTAGCTGGTTATCCACTAGTTGACATCAAAGCTGCGTTAGTTGACGGATCTTACCATGATGTCGATTCATCTGAGATGGCGTTCAAAATCGCTGCATCTATGGCGCTTAAAGCTGCGGTTTCTAAATGTAGCCCAGTAATTCTTGAGCCAATGATGAAAGTTGAAGTTGTAATTCCTGAAGAGTACATGGGTGACATTATGGGCGACGTAACATCTCGTCGTGGACGTGTAGAAGGTATGGAAGCTCGCGGTAACGCACAAGTTGTTCGCGCTATGGTTCCACTTTCTGAAATGTTCGGTTATGCAACGGCATTACGTTCTAACACTCAAGGACGCGGAACATTCTCAATGACATTTGATCATTATGAAGAAGTACCGAAGTCTGTTTCTGAAGAAATTATTAAAAAAAATAAAGGTGAATAATTGATTTTTATCGATTGTTCAAGTATAACTACTTATGTAAGCTTAGAAAGTGAGACTTAAGTTTCACTTTCTAGTCTAAATATAAAATAACCTATATAAACTAAGGAGGAATTTAGAATGGCTAAAGCTAAATTCGAACGTTCTAAACCCCATGTTAACATCGGTACAATCGGCCACGTTGACCATGGTAAAACTACATTAACTGCTGCGATCACTACAGTTCTTGCAAAAGCTGGTGGTGCTGAAGCACGCGGATACGATCAAATCGACGCGGCTCCAGAAGAAAGAGAGCGCGGAATCACAATCTCAACTGCACACGTTGAGTACGAAACTGAAACTCGTCACTATGCACACGTTGACTGCCCAGGTCATGCTGACTATGTTAAAAACATGATCACTGGTGCTGCTCAAATGGACGGTGGTATCTTAGTAGTATCTGCTGCTGATGGCCCAATGCCTCAAACACGTGAGCACATCCTTCTTTCTCGTCAAGTAGGTGTTCCTTACATCGTTGTATTCTTAAACAAATGCGACATGGTAGATGACGAAGAATTATTAGAATTAGTAGAAATGGAAGTTCGCGACCTATTATCTGAATACGGATTCCCAGGCGACGATATTCCTGTAATTAAAGGTTCTGCTCTTAAAGCTCTTCAAGGAGAAGCTGAGTGGGAAGAAAAAATCATCGAATTAATGACTGAAGTTGATGCTTACATCCCAACTCCAGAACGTGAAACTGACAAACCATTCTTAATGCCTATCGAGGATGTATTCTCTATCACAGGTCGTGGTACAGTTGCAACTGGTCGTGTTGAGCGCGGTATCGTTAAAGTTGGTGACGTAGTAGAAATCATCGGTCTTGCTGAAGAAAATGCTTCTACAACTGTAACTGGTGTAGAAATGTTCCGTAAGCTTCTTGACCAAGCTCAAGCTGGAGACAACATCGGTGCTCTACTTCGTGGAGTTGCTCGTGAAGACATCCAACGTGGACAAGTTCTTGCTAAAACTGGCTCTGTAAAAGCACACGCTAAATTCAAAGCTGAAGTTTTCGTATTATCTAAAGAAGAAGGTGGACGTCATACTCCATTCTTCGCTAACTACCGTCCTCAGTTCTACTTCCGTACAACTGACGTAACTGGTATCATCCAATTACCAGAAGGTACTGAAATGGTAATGCCTGGTGACAACATCGAAATGACTATCGAACTTATCGCTCCAATCGCTATCGAAGAGGGAACTAAATTCTCTATTCGTGAAGGTGGACGTACAGTAGGTTACGGTGTAGTTGCTACAATCGTTGCTGAGTAGTCTTTAATTAGATTATTAAAAACTCAAGGGATTCTCCCTTGAGTTTTTTTATTGCTTATTACTATAGAAGAAAGAGATGCATTTTCTATTTTTGAATGAGTTTCTTCTATAGTATATAAAACGAAAGTGACACCCAAAAACTGTAAGTTAAATAAGAGTGGATGAAAACTTGATATTCTTTAAAGTGCCATGTATAATAGCAAAAGTAGAGAAAAGCAGATGCAAACAAAAAGATGCTTGCATCTAGACGAATAACATTGTATAATAGACAATGTTGGTCTTTGACTGCGATGAAGTGGAAGGTTGCTGACACACCCGGCCGCTTTGCCATGGCATGGTGTGGGGAAATTTCCATGGAGAAGGTCTATTTTAGAAATAGGCGAACGAAGGAGGGAAAATAATGGCAAAAGAAAAAATTCGTATCCGTTTAAAAGCTTATGATCACCGTATTCTTGATCAATCAGCTGAGAAAATTGTAGAAACAGCTAAGCGTTCTGGGGCAACAGTTTCTGGTCCGATCCCATTACCAACTGAGAAGACTATTTACACAATTCTTCGTGCTGTTCATAAGTACAAAGATTCTCGTGAACAATTCGAAATGCGCACGCACAAACGTTTAATCGACATCGTGAGTCCTACTCCGCAAACAGTAGATTCATTAATGCGTTTAGACTTACCATCTGGTGTAGATATCGAAATCAAATTATAATTTATATAACTTAAAAATGTAGGAGGTGTAACTCATGACCAAAGGAATCTTAGGAAGAAAGATCGGTATGACTCAAGTATTTGCTGAGAACGGTGAGTTAATCCCAGTAACGGTAATCGCTGCTAATCCAAACGTTGTTCTTCAAAAGAAAACAACTGAAACTGATGGCTACAACGCAATTCAGTTAGGATTTGAAGATAAACGTGAAAAGTTAACTAACAAACCTGAACAAGGCCACACTGCTAAAGCATCTACAACTCCTAAGCGCTTCATTCGCGAAATCCGCGATGCAGACGTGGACGGATTAGAGGTTGGTCAAGAGGTAAAAGTTGAAGTTTTCGCTGCAGGTGAAATCGTTGACGTAACAGGAATTTCTAAAGGTAAAGGTTTCCAAGGTGTTATTAAACGCCACGGACAATCTCGCGGACCTATGTCTCATGGTTCTCGCTATCACCGTCGTCCAGGTTCAATGGGGCCAGTTGCTCCGAACCGTGTATTCAAAGGCAAAAAACTTGCTGGACGTATGGGTGGAGACCAAGTTACTATCCAAAACTTAGAAATCGTTCAAGTTGACACTGAGCGCAACTTATTACTAGTAAAAGGTAACGTTCCAGGTGCTAAGAAATCTCTTGTAGTTGTTCAAGGCGCTGTGAAGGTTAGCAAATAATTCACAATAGGAAGGAGGAATTCCAATGCCAAAAGTTACTGTATATAACCAAACTGGTTCACAGGTTGGTGAAATCGAATTAGCTGAAGCTATTTTCGGTATCGAACCAAATGAAGCTGTACTATTTGAAGCTGTAATGATGCAACGTGCATCTTTACGTCAAGGTACACACAAAGTAAAAACTCGCTCTGAAGTTCGCGGTGGTGGTCGTAAACCATGGCGTCAAAAAGGAACTGGACGTGCTCGTCAAGGTTCTATCCGCTCTCCTCAATGGCGTGGTGGTGGTACGGTATTCGGACCTACACCAAGAAGCTATGCGTACAAACTTCCTAAGAAAGTTCGTCGTTTAGCAATCAAATCTGCATTAGCTACTAAAGTAGTTGAGAACAACATTGTAGTTCTTGAAGACCTAGTGCTAAATGCACCAAAAACAAAAGACATGGTAGCAGTACTTAAAGGATTAACTGTTGAGAAGAAAGCTCTTATCGTAACTGCTGATGCAAACGAATCTGTAGAGTTATCTGCTCGCAATATCCCAGGAGTAACAGTAATCACTGCTGATGGCGTAAACGTGCTAGATGTGCTTCATCATGATAAGCTAATCATGACAAAAGCGGCAGTGGAAAAAGTAGAGGAGGTGCTTGCATAATGAGAGATCCTCGTGATATCATTAAGCGCCCAGTTATCACTGAACGTTCTATGGAAATGATGGCTGAAAAAAAATACACGTTCGACGTGGACGTTAAATCTAATAAAACAGAAGTTAAAGACGCGATAGAAGCGATCTTTGGTGTTAATGTAGACAAAGTAAACATCATGAACTACAAGCCGAAAGCAAAACGCGTTGGTCGTCACGCTGGTTTTACTAGCCGTCGTCGTAAAGCAATCGTTAAGCTAACTGCTGACAGCAAAGAA
This Bacillus mycoides DNA region includes the following protein-coding sequences:
- the fusA gene encoding elongation factor G produces the protein MTREFSLENTRNIGIMAHIDAGKTTATERILYYTGRIHKIGETHEGASQMDWMEQEQERGITITSAATTAQWKGHRVNIIDTPGHVDFTVEVERSLRVLDGAVAVLDAQSGVEPQTETVWRQATTYGVPRIVFVNKMDKIGADFLYSVGTIHDRLQANAHPIQLPIGAEDEFNGIIDLVEECAYMYANDLGTDIERVEIPEEHKELAEEYRGKLIEAVAELDEEMMMKYLEGEEITVEELKAGIRKATTSVEFFPVICGSAFKNKGVQILLDAVIDYLPSPLDVPAIKGTLPDTDEAIERKSSDEEPFAALAFKIMTDPYVGKLTFFRVYSGVLNSGSYVKNSTKGKRERVGRILQMHANSREEISTVYAGDIAAAVGLKDTTTGDTLCDEKSLVILESMEFPEPVISVAIEPKSKADQDKMGTALSKLSEEDPTFRAHTDQETGQTIIAGMGELHLDIIVDRMRREFKVEANVGAPQVAYRETFRAAAKVEGKFARQSGGRGQFGHVWIEFEPNEEGKGFEFQNKIVGGVVPREYIPAVGAGLEDSLKNGVLAGYPLVDIKAALVDGSYHDVDSSEMAFKIAASMALKAAVSKCSPVILEPMMKVEVVIPEEYMGDIMGDVTSRRGRVEGMEARGNAQVVRAMVPLSEMFGYATALRSNTQGRGTFSMTFDHYEEVPKSVSEEIIKKNKGE
- the rplW gene encoding 50S ribosomal protein L23 codes for the protein MRDPRDIIKRPVITERSMEMMAEKKYTFDVDVKSNKTEVKDAIEAIFGVNVDKVNIMNYKPKAKRVGRHAGFTSRRRKAIVKLTADSKEIEIFQGV
- the rplC gene encoding 50S ribosomal protein L3, which translates into the protein MTKGILGRKIGMTQVFAENGELIPVTVIAANPNVVLQKKTTETDGYNAIQLGFEDKREKLTNKPEQGHTAKASTTPKRFIREIRDADVDGLEVGQEVKVEVFAAGEIVDVTGISKGKGFQGVIKRHGQSRGPMSHGSRYHRRPGSMGPVAPNRVFKGKKLAGRMGGDQVTIQNLEIVQVDTERNLLLVKGNVPGAKKSLVVVQGAVKVSK
- the rpsJ gene encoding 30S ribosomal protein S10 gives rise to the protein MAKEKIRIRLKAYDHRILDQSAEKIVETAKRSGATVSGPIPLPTEKTIYTILRAVHKYKDSREQFEMRTHKRLIDIVSPTPQTVDSLMRLDLPSGVDIEIKL
- the rpsG gene encoding 30S ribosomal protein S7 translates to MPRKGPVAKRDVLPDPMYNSKLVTRLINKMMVDGKKGKSQTILYNAFDIVRERSDKEPMEVFEQALKNIMPVLEVRARRVGGANYQVPVEVRPERRTTLGLRWLVNYARLRGEKTMEERLAYEILDAANNAGASVKKREDTHKMAEANKAFAHYRW
- the rpsL gene encoding 30S ribosomal protein S12 gives rise to the protein MPTINQLVRNGRTDKVWKSKSPALNKGFNSLKKKSTDISAPQKRGVCTRVGTMTPKKPNSALRKYARVRLTNGIEVTAYIPGIGHNLQEHSVVLIRGGRVKDLPGVRYHIVRGALDTAGVDKRMQGRSKYGTKRPKPAKK
- the tuf gene encoding elongation factor Tu codes for the protein MAKAKFERSKPHVNIGTIGHVDHGKTTLTAAITTVLAKAGGAEARGYDQIDAAPEERERGITISTAHVEYETETRHYAHVDCPGHADYVKNMITGAAQMDGGILVVSAADGPMPQTREHILLSRQVGVPYIVVFLNKCDMVDDEELLELVEMEVRDLLSEYGFPGDDIPVIKGSALKALQGEAEWEEKIIELMTEVDAYIPTPERETDKPFLMPIEDVFSITGRGTVATGRVERGIVKVGDVVEIIGLAEENASTTVTGVEMFRKLLDQAQAGDNIGALLRGVAREDIQRGQVLAKTGSVKAHAKFKAEVFVLSKEEGGRHTPFFANYRPQFYFRTTDVTGIIQLPEGTEMVMPGDNIEMTIELIAPIAIEEGTKFSIREGGRTVGYGVVATIVAE
- the rplD gene encoding 50S ribosomal protein L4, whose protein sequence is MPKVTVYNQTGSQVGEIELAEAIFGIEPNEAVLFEAVMMQRASLRQGTHKVKTRSEVRGGGRKPWRQKGTGRARQGSIRSPQWRGGGTVFGPTPRSYAYKLPKKVRRLAIKSALATKVVENNIVVLEDLVLNAPKTKDMVAVLKGLTVEKKALIVTADANESVELSARNIPGVTVITADGVNVLDVLHHDKLIMTKAAVEKVEEVLA
- the rpoC gene encoding DNA-directed RNA polymerase subunit beta', which produces MIDVNNFEYMKIGLASPDKIRSWSYGEVKKPETINYRTLKPEKDGLFCERIFGPQKDWECHCGKYKRVRYKGVVCDRCGVEVTRAKVRRERMGHIELAAPVSHIWYFKGIPSRMGLVLDMSPRALEEVIYFASYVVTESGDTPLDKKQLLSEKEYRAYRDRYGSTFHAAMGAEAIKKLLQDIDLDKEVDFLKEELKTAQGQRRTRAIKRLEVLEAFRNSGNHPSWMILEVLPVIPPELRPMVQLDGGRFATSDLNDLYRRVINRNNRLKRLLDLGAPSIIVQNEKRMLQEAVDALIDNGRRGRPVTGPGNRPLKSLSHMLKGKQGRFRQNLLGKRVDYSGRSVIVVGPNLKMYQCGLPKEMALELFKPFVMKELVGKGLAHNIKSAKRKIERVHPEVWDVLESVIKEHPVLLNRAPTLHRLGIQAFEPTLVEGRAIRLHPLVCTAYNADFDGDQMAVHVPLSSEAQAEARILMLAAQNILNPKDGKPVVTPSQDMVLGNYYLTLEREGAIGEGMVFKDANEAILAYQNGYVHLHTRVAVAASSVNNVTFTEEQKSKLLLTTVGKLIFNEILPESFPYINEPTNSNLEKETPAEYFVEKGANIKEIIASREEVAPFSKKILGNIIAEVFKRFQITETSRMLDRMKNLGFRYSTKAGITVGVSDILVLGEKDEILHEAQAKVDNVIKQFRRGLITEEERYDRVISIWSNAKDVIQGKLMKSLNKRNPIFMMSDSGARGNASNFTQLAGMRGLMANPSGRIIELPIKSSFREGLTVLEYFISTHGARKGLADTALKTADSGYLTRRLVDVAQDVIVRQDDCGTDRGLLIGAIKEGNEVIESLYDRLVGRFARKTVKHPETGEVLVVENQLITEDIAHIVEKSGVETVNIRSAFTCNTRHGVCKKCYGRNLATGTDVEVGEAVGIIAAQSIGEPGTQLTMRTFHTGGVAGDDITQGLPRIQEIFEARNPKGQAVISEIDGVIAAINDVKDRQEVVVQGEVEARTYAIPYGARLKVTLGQPISHGKELTEGSIDPKELLKVTDITAVQEYLLREVQKVYRMQGVEIGDKHVEVMVRQMLRKVRVSDAGETDVLPGTLLDIHQFTDANAKVLLKGKQPATARPVLLGITKASLETDSFLSAASFQETTRVLTDAAIKGKRDELLGLKENVIIGKLVPAGTGMNRYRKVDLVKTTQDNMNVENDEVYVEQ
- a CDS encoding 50S ribosomal protein L7ae-like protein, with product MSYQKVSNAENVVVGHKRTLEAIKNGIVKEVVIAEDADVRLTHVIIRTALQHNIPITKVESVRKLGKVSGIQVGASAIGIIS